DNA sequence from the Hemibagrus wyckioides isolate EC202008001 linkage group LG20, SWU_Hwy_1.0, whole genome shotgun sequence genome:
TTTATAGACAGTTCAAAGAAACCACCCCTACATTTTTAGCTTCTAAATAAAAGTTTTGCCTCAAtctgaaaaacatttcttttgcctttttttaCATTCCAAAAAGACAACATTCTACATGTGGACGGAAAAACCTGTTTATTTCACGTTAGGGGAAAAAACTACCTAAAATAATTTGCTTTctacatataaatacagatcCATACAGAAAACAGGTACGCAGAATCTTAAGACACTTCCTACtctctgtgcttgtgtgtaaACACTGAAGCATAACTTAACAAGCATTAATGAGGTGGGATTAATACAGCGATTAATCAATATGCGGGCTGTAATTAACTCGTCACCGAGTCCAGGATCAGTGATCTGAAAGAAGCGGAGCAGAAATCCGAACAGGAAGGACGTCATCCGTAAGGCTcaggtgtgtggtgttcagtggaaCAGCTTTACGGTCCGATTCCCTGAAAGCTCGCTCGGAAATTTGCGACAGGGCAGAGTCATACGGACGTCTGATCATTTTTAAAGTAGACGCCCGAGTGCTCCTCAGATCCTCAATCCCATCAGCGATCATCAGTGGCCCAGACACGTGGCACAAAACTGAGGTCATCATCGGAGCCGGTGACGAGAGCGTGGGATATAGGGACTGATATcactataaataaaactgacaaAGCCTATTGGGACATTTATGAGTAATGTAAAATACCAGGGATGTGTGTTATGTCTGTGGAACCACCGACATTCTCCGGTCAGCATCGGGTTTGAGGAACACTCACCCTCTGAAGTACTGCTCAGGAGGTAAAATCCCACTGCTGATCAGTTTGTGCAGCAGAAGCCCCATGTGCTCTCGGGCGATGGTGCTGCGCTCGAGCGTCGACTCCACAGCGTTACGGACGAACACAAAGAGAATGGATGCACTGTTCAGCTCCTTCACACACTGGATCGCCTCCTACAGGGGATGAGGGGagcgcagacagacagacagagagagggggagtgttATATCATGCTTCTGGTTATAATCTGTCTGCTCTACAGTATTCCAGTCGCAGTATAAACCTTCAGGTCGTTAATGTGCAGGTACTCCTCCACGATGGCGGTGGATTTCTTCTCCACTTCCTCCTCACTCAGGGCTGGTTTGCTCGGAGCGGGCGGTGGTGGCGTCGGAGCCGTTTCACGCTTCACTAAtaaaacacatcacatcatttaGCATGCAATCTTTTTTTTGCTGTCGCATGCATTatacatacatgtatgtattttatacTGATGTGTCCTTATGACTGCCATTACAGTgacatatttataaaaatcaatccatttttatttaaaaggtttaccgtgtttttttaaataaattaaaatcaaattttacattttaattttattttcattcattataaaaataaatgccatataaaatgataaattgGTACTAGATTTAAGACATTAGTAGTAACTAAGTAATTAAATGATGCTCTTCAATATCTTTTGCTTGTTGTTCAGCAGACGCCCCCATGTGGCAGGAAGAAGAAAGTGCAGTCCACAGAAACCAATGTTATTTTATCAAGAATAAAATCAACACTTATAGATCACAACATTATTCAAATGACACTACAAAATTGTTCTTAGTAATTTAcgtgttttcatttttaaacatcatCTGATAAGTCGTTAATGAACAGTATCGGGTACATGAGCCCCTCTCGTTACCTGCAGTCTCTCTGCTGGTGGTCCGGTCTCGGCTCCCGCGTTCCCTCTCGTCAGTCATGCTGGACACACGGCGCACGTCTCCACTTCGAGACCGGTCCTCGCTCTCCCTGCTGAAACTGCGCTTAGTGATGGGGACACGGGTCCTGTCCAGCCCTCGGTCTCTGTCCTCACGGCTGTCCCGACGGTCCAATCGATCGAATCGGTCCCGGTCTCGCTCGCTGCGGTCTCGACTCGAGCTGCTCCTGTACATACCAAAAGAACACCAACTGATCCAATAAGAAGAGAACATATGTTAAACAGTCAACCCTAAATATTAAATAGAGGATTCACACTTGCCTTTGAGGAACTCTGCGCTCAGAGtccagtgaggatgaggaggatgtggaCGAAGGTCCTGACTGCTGAAGAGCTGAGAATCGGTTCAGGGTGCTCGTGGCCGGCCGTCCTGCATCTttaacaggggaaaaaaaccagCATTAGATTCTCCGGTCGgagaaacatttattaatatacaatataaatacagaaaaaaaaaagtgttgattAGAACACTGCTGTCAGGAAAGAGCTAAACATGCAGAAATGTAACACACTCAGGCCAGCAAGCAGAGAAATCATCAaaacatcaaataaaaataaatcaggatCTAATAGTAGAACCTTGTTCAGTGCTGGTTTTGGCTCCAGTTCCACCGCTGCTCCCTTTACCCCAACTGCCCCATGATCCCTTTCCTCCAGGGGCAAGAAGCTGATTGTTGAAATCCAAAGCACCAGGCTGGgagaaaaattataaataaataaataactacacAAACAGTTTATGAACAGTACCTTACAAGCTACTTTTATTGAAAACACGTACAACTGCACTTTAAGAAGTTTGACTTTTTTAGTTTTAGAATTAGCGAGGTAACACTGGAGTTTCAGGTTCGTTACCTTGGTGATCTTGCTGAGACGGGACGTGTCGATGGGCCGGTTCTTGGTGCTGATGGGTACCGTGTTCCAGCCCTCGTCCTGAGGCTGATTCATTCTGCCTCCTCTTCCTCGACTCGAGTCTTTCTTGGACAGAAGCTGCTGCTGCACTTTAATCTGCTCTCGATGTTCCTCCAGCTCCGCCTCTTTATGGATCTGGTCGATTGTTTTAGGGCCCTGGTCACCTCGGCGGGGAACCCAGTTATTCTGTACACACGGAACAGACCAGGAGGATCAGAGGCAGGAGAATGGAGAAAACCGAACCATTTTTGTTCAGATATTTGATCCATCATTTACGGGCTTGGACTGGGTCTGATTACGATCCTTCTTACGGGGTCAGCGCCGCCTACTGATTAAATTAACtaagaaaataaaaccacacattgaataaaaaaaaataaacaagcactGAAAATGACCGGGTTAAAAATATGGCCGCTTTCACACTCTAAAGGAAAGCTGTTCTGAGCaggattaaacaaacaaaaagacaaaaaaaaaaaaaaaaatcacaaatctcCATGCTGAGTGGGaagaaaaagggggggggggggcaagaacaaaaaaagtgtCTAGAAAATCTAACAGAAAACCAAAATACTGTAAAGAGAAACTGATTGAGAGTCGGTCTTAAATAAGAAACTTACTCTTCTCAGGTCCAACACATCCTGCAGCATGAAGCGAATCCTTGAagatgtttttctctcttttattattttctccaTTTGGTGGAAGTACTGGTCCATACGgggctataacacacacacattaacacactacaAGAGCGGTAAGGTTCTAAAGTTTGTTTCAGCTTCAACACTTGAGTGAGTGACGAGAATTAGgcattgtgtgtgagagagagagcgcgcgcgaGAGCGTGTATTAGTTACCTTGGCCTTCTCGAAGTCCAGGTCCTTGCCGATGGTGGACAGGAGCCTGCAGAGACACTCGAGACTCTCCTCGTCGTGGTTCTTCAGCAGCTTGACGATGCAGTCGTGCATGATGGGCTCCGTCAGCATCTTCAGCTTAAACAGCTCTCCGATGAACTTGATGTTGCCGAGGGAACGGCGGCGAGCTTGGTCCTTagcttcctccagctcttcctTTAACCGCTGCCGAACTTCCtcctgcaggaaaaaaaaaaacatcgcTCAGTCACTGTACAGTgcatgtgaggtgtgtaagagatgctgagtgtgagagagatgctGAGTGTTGCAGCACCTCTGAAGCAGCGTCCAGCTCTTTCTGCTTCTGCTCAAAGATCTCGTCATCATCTTTGTCCTTCTCAAACTCTTTCTGGCAGCGGTTCAGCAGCAGTTTGCGGAAATTCACAGTGGCTCCCGGTTTGTCAGAGGTGGGCACTTTCAGCTGGACGACAGGAGAAAAGACCGTTTAAAAACCACACCATTATGTGcttaaaaatattacaataaataaaagagtcTATCTAACCATGTTGAACACTCAAGTGACTATAAATCAGACTATAAATGTTCTACAAAAAAAACGTAACTTTTTTTGTAACGTAACGTTCCTCAATCCCATCATCAGTGGCCCAACACTGAGGTCAtgagagccacacacacacacacacacacacacacacacacacacacacacagagtggacATGCCCCAGTCCTAATGGGAACCTCAAAGCAAGAACATAAGCCCTCCACCACCTAGCACTTAGAGTCAGGATCCTTTAACATGCAGTTTATTGTGAACTTTCTCCAAATGATTATGGTTTATCTGTAAttttcaaaatataaataaatggctGCTGAAGTGGATCCTGAAGCCTGCAGAgtataatgtacacaataaataTGTACAATTATGAACTACACAGATGGGCTCATATCACGAAGAGCCACGAGATGGCGCTCTTTTACATGGCAGAAGCTGAATAGAGCTTCATCTCTGCAAGATGTGTTCTGTCTCCCCCTTTTGGTCTTCTAAAGTAATTACAGCAGGAACAATAGTTTCCAATGTGAAACTCTTAGAAAACAAATCTAATTTTAAGACAAATACTGCATGTCATTAGGTGCATTACCACcgacacttgtaatccgatcctaacaggactagaagcacaatcagattaaaaaaggtgtcatgtaaacacgtcaatcggatggaatttgccacatcccattaaaatttcaatcggatggtaaggggtggtttaaaacatttttagtccgatcgaggggacatgtaaacacttaatcagatggaatatgttcctggaaagatctgcgcatgtgcaatgacgCAAAACGGCGGGAATCCTGTTTTCAtggactgtgcgcatgtcaaaagatctaatccgattctaatTGTGGGTCATGTAAACacgcataacaatctgattactttataccgcaTTCATGTAAACAATCTGATTGCattcagtccgatctgattaaagtgtaaacgcacctactgaATAAGTTATGACATCATCCTGACATGCATAAAAATTAACAGAGCTGACTTGCGTCTAACTTTTTTGCGTGTAAAAGTTTTGGCTCATTGGCAGAATTTCTTAGAAGATATGAACAGCTCATGCATGTGTATATAGAATAAAGTGTAGGTTTGACATGACCGATACGTGTGGACCGAGAGGCCGGGTGTGGCGACTCACCCCCATAAGGCAGCGGCACATGTTGGCATAAGCGACGGAGAAGTTGGGTTCAGAAATGGCTTTTTCGAAGATGAGGTCGATGACTCCTTTGAGTCTCTCCTCAGTGTCGATGGTCAGCTCGGTGACCTGTTTCATGAGCTGCTGGAACATCTGCGGCGTGAGTTTGTTCAGGACACTACGCACTCTCCGGAACAGATCCTGGGTCTTGATCATTTCCGGGTCGTCCTCATCGCCACGGGACTTCTTCACCGCCGGCTTCCAGGCTTTCTCAGCCTTGTTCAGTTGCACATCGTCGTTCAGAGACATGCTGGCAATGATCTTGCGTGGCTCTTTACGCTGACCCTGCTGAGACCGACGCGGCCCTGGGGGCTGAGAGACGACAAGAAACAGtagtaatgtttatttaaaactgaaaagcTGTGACTTCATACTTCTAAATCACAGCATCAAATAAAGTTCAACGTAAATAAAACGAGCACATCAGCACAGCTTCTCTCAACTCTCAGATCCACAAGAGCTCAatattgtaattaataaaactaaCTGGTGTTGAGAAAAAAGTTCCTTTTCTGAGACTTACAGGTCCTCGTCCAGCTCCAGGGGGCGCTCTGCCCAGATTAGCGAATGAAGGCGTGAAATCAGGCCCACAATTAATCAGACGGCTCGGGTCCAACGGCCGCAGCGGTGTTTTATTAGCCTGAGGAACAAAAGGGAAgggaaaacatgaacactgggAGGAAGCACATTTAACAACAGTATGATCAATTGCCCTACTTAACACAGTGTACATCACTGCGCTCTTACAGAGCGTCCAGTCACATGGTCATGTTTACCTTGTCCAGAACGACATCGGTGATGTGCGGAAGGCCCTCGGGTTTGTGCATACTGGCACTGATGAACTGGAAGCGCAGCAGGAATTCCCGATCGtacctcttcttctcttctggaTTAATGGGCTTCCAGTGCTCTGCAAACAGGTAGTGGGGGTGGAGTTAAGTATGCTACAGGTACAAGCTATGAAGCTGAAACAGCTAAACAGCTACAAATCGCAGATGTGACAACCAGAACAATTCGAGTCTGTACAGACGCCCAGCAaaattttcacatttaataGCAAACCATTGGGGGATTTAGAACCCAACAGACAGCAGATGAGAACGTGACATTCCTCCCTCACCCTCTTTATACTGATATTTCTGTTCCACAGATTTTGCCGTCTCAGGCTCGATGTTCTCTGTATCCAGTTTGTCCTCTTTTTCCTCCCACGTTTCATCCGTCTCCTCAGGGGAGGGAGAGGCAGCAGGACGAGGCTCTGAGGGCTGGACTTCAACAGGAGCCGGCTCAGGAGCGAGGTCCTTCTCCTCTGgctgagagagggaggaggaggaggaaggaagaaggaaaataaatatgCAGCAATCACTAAAAGGGATGCCAAGAGCTCATGAAGTACAGCTGAAGTAATAAAGTAAGGAAAAAAGGAATCAGTGTTAATCCACTGGGATCGGGAACACCGGGAGGGGCGACAGGGATACAGAACACTGGGGGGATCCTCTGATTTATCACCGTTCCTACATTTACCCTTCAACAGCAGTTAAAGTGCTACTCAACAGGCATCAGCTACGGCAAAGGGATCAGGAAGAGCGATATGAGAGCTCTACAAGATCAAGAGGCAGGGATCAGGATCCTCACTGGGTGTGTTTTTGCACAATAAGGAGCTCCTTTTATCATTTATGTCTGTAGGTATATATTTTTCCCGCCCCAAAATGATGAAGGAAGAGTCACAGACCTCTTTATAGGCGTCCAACACGTCTCCAACCACTTTATTATTCAGATCACTTTtcttcagcttcttcttctttggcacagacagaacagctgacaacacacaagaaaaaaaaaaattcacaacaGAGTTCAACAGCGTACATCCAAAATGTCAGGAAAATGAATAACAATTCCAAGCACTAACAGCCAGATTCCTGTTTCCATGTTACAAAACATCTACTATAGGATATACATCTACTGAAGGACAGTGCCCTTACATACAGGCTCACATCTCACTACAAGAATTATGggtaattaaacatttaaataagtaaaaaatcaATCAGTTCACTGGGAACAGCTCACCTTGCATAGATGTCTCCTCAGCAGGCACGAGCTCTTCCTCCACTCtgccctcctcttcctcctcttctacAGAGGCAGAGGTTTTTGCATCGATTTCCTGAACCTCTAAAACCTCAGGTTCAGCGAGTGGCTCAGGTTCTGCCTCGAGTTTCTCATCTTGCAGTTCCTCAGGCTCCTGAGGCAGACCGTTAATCTCGGGCTCAGAAACGGGCGTGGCTGTGGGCGTGAACTCGTGAGATTCTGTCTCCCCATTGGTGGCTGCTGGAGTTGCAGAGGGTGCGTCCTCTTCAGCTTGCGCCATGTTGGAGGCGGAGTCAGGAAGCGGCATTTCTGCGCATGGCTCCGTCTCCTTTTCAGGCTCCGTGATCTCCACTTGCGCGCACGGCTGTTCAGCAGAAATGGCGCTAGGCTctgcctcttcctcttcctcctcctcctcctcctcctcctcctcctgggCAGGTACAGGAGGCTCGGGGGCGTCCACACTGTCGCCGGGCGTGGACTCCGCAGGAACAACTTCAGGAGTGGGAGACGAAGAGGGAGAGGGGTCCGAAACGGCGTCTTCACTCTGTCCTGGAGGCACAGGAATCGCCGGAGCAGCGAGAACGTCTGGGACGGATTTAGGCTCGAGGGAAGGATCTGAACAAGGCGGAGGGGTGGAGGCTGGAGCTGCAGGGCTTGTGGACTTCGCACGATCGTCTGATCAcacaagaagagattcaggatTATAAGAGCTGGattacagcaataaaaatgtttgaGGAATTAAACACCACCAATAATGTATCGTTAAAATGCTATGGACGTGCTTACCCAGCCGGACCACCggtgcagcagctgcaggagtCACACTTTCACCATTTGTCTGCACAGAACTGACCTCAGCACCTACAGACtgatgagagacagagtggaggaagaaaagaaatgagaatCAAGACTCTATTACGATGTTCTAGTGCAAAACAAACCTGAAGAGGAACATCATCCCAGGACAAACAAGCTCGAAGCTCCACAGAGCGCATGCCACTGTCACACGAAAACCCAACAGAATCTATAGTCAGAATAAATCTCTTCTGCCAGgtttaaacagattaaaaaacaatCTTACATGTGGAGGTGTGGGTGTAGACGTGGTCCTTCCTCCAGACATGATCTCATCCGTGATGTCACGTCCTCCCTGATTAGGGTCTCGTATTCTAATCTGGAAAACAATTTAGTCTCATATtagcatttgttttatttataaaaaattaaaaaaaaaaaaaaaaaaaaaggagagtgtgattttaaaaattacattttaccaAAAATTCCTTTGATTGTTAATTTATATccattttacttaaatgcatttatttattcataacatGCGCCTTTGCAAGTGCTTGTAGCTTTTAAATACATTACCTGTTTGCGCTCCCTTTTGTGCTGCTGGGGTGGGGCTTGCTGCTGTGGGGGCGGGGCCTGTTGCTGCTGGGCAGGGTTCATCATAACAGGCGCAGAGGGCACTGAAGTTTGGTACTGAGCTTGAGCGGGATAATACGCTCCAGCTGGAAaaggcgtgcacacacacacacacacacacacacacatacacattacacaccttTCCATTTTCCACCCAGTTACGTCTCGGCTCCACCCACAACATTTCagtgcttttttaaataaaaggtaAATGATTTATTCAGGTTCAGGTTTAATGCAAGTCCACAATGCAGGGTTGCTCACTCGCATTTCAAAATCAGTTTGAGGGGAaaagatttttaataaataaaagttggATTCCACCTGCATCATGGAATCAACCACATGCAAGTGGCGAGATCGAACGATTCAACTAAATCCGGTCAAAAAGAATTCGGGGGTAAAAGAGAAGGTTGTAGCCAGCTGTACCAGCGAACTGGAACTGAAACACAGCCTGGGGTTGGGAAAATCTCAAGCTTGCCTACAAGAGCGagcgttttattcctctcttACCACATACTTTTGCCAGTAATTCTTTGTGTTACAGAACAcagtttttttaaaacaataaatctagctaaaatgataaaatcatttagttcctgttgtcacttatgTTACAGTAGTAAGAAACCAGCACTTCCCTCACCTGCATCTCTGTTCCCTCTCTTCAAAGAAATTATGGGGATACAGAAGGAACCCCAGCAGCTGGTCATGTTACTAAGAATCTGCAAAGAAgtataaactcctctgtcctgaagatgcaAGAAAACCTCTGACTGAtgcacagcgctgacactggagactccttccacacatcatatacataaatattcaCCATATAAaccatttaaatacaaaaatttaAAAACTGGGGAATGTGCACCATACGAGTCCCTGTGACTGTGCTGTAGCTATAGAAATCTGGTGGGGATTTGCAGCCACactgctgttatggaaaattcatcaacacctcctgaccgATCACATTCCAGATCTCCAGAACATACAGTGCTGTGGAAGTTAATTCTGATTTAACGACTTCATACACTACACTCCCGTCTGATCGATCAGCAAGGACGCTGGTTCAACTGGCTACAGGAATATCATGGACACAAAgacatgcaaaataataataataggtatGACTCCAAACAGCGACTCATGAGGCATTGCAACATGGTGAAATTTTGACTATTTGTACATCTTGGAGATGAAGGTGTCTGTGGTAGGCCAGGGTTTTTGTTGTACCTGCAATACACCAAACAGGCAGCAGGGGgcactaaaaacaaaaattcaaaCACCTTAAAAATAACCATGTGTCATCACCCAGCAGGCTGAAGATTAAAAGGTTTATGAAAACTTGACTCAAAAGATTGAGGAataaagattatatatatatttttaaaatcagtaTCAAGTGCAGCCTCATGTGTCTTACGGGAGTCGGACAGCGGGTGAACGTGGCCAGAACGATTTTTCAGCAAGTTTAGGGTTTGGTGTCCATGCCgtgtgtgttataaataaatttaaaacaataaataaaggatTAAAAACCCAGACAGCCCTGCGTTGCGTTCCACACTCACCGGAGTAGCGgtgggaggtgagaggaacggCGTGATGAGAGAGACGGCTGTTCTCTCGAACCGCGCctctccccccacccccccgcCTCTCCCTCGCTCCCAGAGCGGCCTCTGAACTCCGCCCAGAGCGGAAAGGCGAGAGAGAATAGAAGAAAGAGTAGAAAGTGAATGACaggatattaaaaatatttcaacagCACAACCGGCGACTACAGAACCTGCGAGAGTgagacaagacaaaaacaaatacacatgtacaaaaattaaaaaaagaacaataataaaGGAGAAGAGAGTAGAGCGCAGGGCGGCGCTGGTTAGTCCGGTTTAGATGAGAGAAGCGAAGGACATGgggtggagggagggagagagagacagagcgttGTAGAGCTTACCATACGTGGAGCTGTAGTCGGGGTTGGTTCCGGGGTAGAAGCCTGCTGGTGCGCTGGCCACTGAATACTGCTGCGTCTGGTGAACGTACGGCGCGCGATACTGTGACAGGTAAACAACACAGTCACAATCCATTACACCGAGCAGAAAACACCCTTGTACAATAAGACCGATCCCGATACATTGGCACCACGAGGATTTGCTAAGCTTTTGACATGAAGCTAGCCTTATCCTGCAGATTAGGGGCATTAGGACCATGAGTGCACGGGCCTACCTGTCCCGACTGGATGAAATAGGCGTGGCCTTGGGAGTTGGGTGGGAACTGGAGCTGCTGCTGTGGGATCATCACCATCTGCGAAGAGGAGGGGTAGACGTGAGGGGGGGGGACGGGCCGGGGTGGGTTATTAGCGGCCACTCGTGGGGCGTTACTCTGCAAATTGCCCCGGGTATAATAcggctgcagagagagagatagaaaaagagcgacagagacacagagttaaaggagagagagagagagagagagagagaggtttaatTGGTACAACATACAACTCTTAACATCTGATGAACTTTCAGGACctgaagaggaggaaaagacaaaactaaaaactcgcttaaaaaaaaaaaaaaaaaaacattctggaaATTTAGACATGCAGATCAGAAACAGCAACAcagcaggaaaagaaaaacaacaaaaacaaaagaaaggttcaggtttttaaaaacttaaaatTATCTGAAAATAAGAACAAAATAAGGAGAACAATGAAATGTGATctccaaataaaaaacaaacacaccattTCATCACTGCGGTCAGCCGTGACGTCCAGCTTACTCTACATCACTCAGCTGGAATTTATTCATTACTCACACTTCCAACAAGCTAACTAAATTTTATCAGCAAAgaccacaaaaagaaaaacttaaaTTCCTGTATTgctataaataagaataaaaaaatgagaCTCTCTACGTTTACGGTGTACAGAAGCCCTCTAGTGCAAGACTCTACTcaaatattctatttttttcattaatttgaACCCAGAATTTATtcagatgaaatatttattcttCTCCCAATCTTGCAGTCCTGAGCTTCTGTAAACACACTGGATCTACTGCATGCAGAAAGCCACCAGAGCAGAGCGTCCAGCGAGCTGCGGTGGACAGCCACagggcaggaggaggaggagagaaagaagaggaggaaatggagatgtatgttttttgtatttttttaaattatttttatttatttattttttttacctgcaGTGACCTGAATCCACCCTTCATCCGCAAACCACACAGCAGAGACAAAGCAGAGCGAGAGAAAGGAGGACAAGACGAGCAGCGGTTAATCACACAGCTGTTAGCAGCAGCAGCTAATCAAGCAGATGTGCAtttaagaacagaaaaaaaaacccaccaggATAGACCAGTTGTTCTGGTCATTGTTTTAACTCCATGTTTTTGTGGAACGTGACCAAAACATCCATATTTTAATTTGAGAAacaaatttataattatttaaaatggaaACGCTCGGCTGTATAAAGCTCGCCCTCATCTTTTAAGCCGGACACAAGCATTTAAAAACTACAGAACCGTGGAGACGGAAACACGAATACACGATAAACTCTAACTTTAGAGTTCAGACTTTAATTTAGTATTTTTAAATTTCTAACAAAGAAATCCTAAATTAATATCAGAAATTAAAGATAAAATTGTGAAAAGTTTCTAATTCAATTACCAATACTAAAAAACAGACCAATTactgattaattaataaatcaataattaaaCATCTGGCCCTGATCCAATTCATCAgctaattaagaaagaaaagcaacagCAGGAGCAGCATCTGAGTCCAGAGATGACTAAATATGCTGTTACTAATGAGGGTActtgtgtgggggggggtgtgtgtgtgtgtgtgtgtgtgtgtgtgtgagagagagtgaccaGAAGGTGTTAGTACCTGTTGATGTAAAGCACGAGGCCCTGGTGCAAACTGCaggacagcagagagagagagagagagagagagagagagaggggtcaaaggtcaaagaCAGGGGGAGAACCTGAGGAGAGACTCGAGTCCCTCATTCCAGTAACGAAATAAAAACATCCTTGTAACAATGTGAGCGCAAACACCCCCCCCTTACAAACCAGATTAATGACAATCAGATTAATCAATTCATTCAGCAACTTAAACACTTGACTGATGcaagttttaatgatttaatttttataataaagtcTTATTTCTCCTGCTATTTCTCCAGGGGGGGGAGTGTTCCCAGAACAGACAGCAGAGACCAGAAGTGGATTTGGAAAATAAAGAGATTTCTGAAAGTTAAATGTTTGTCCACAGACTATAACTCATTTAAAACTCTGTTCAGTGTACGTGGTTTTGGTGAGTAAACATTTCACTGTGAAGCGCTTCACTTCAAAACATTACTCTAAAGCTAGTCTTCTTAATGAGACAGGAACCAGAACCCTGACGCTCAGGGTTTTAACTCCGGAGGGGAAAGTGCCATCGCTTCATCTCTAAGTTTCAGtctcgttttctttttttgaagaGAGAAAGTCGAACAGAACAATTAACCACACGATCGTTACTGGAA
Encoded proteins:
- the eif4g1a gene encoding eukaryotic translation initiation factor 4 gamma 1a isoform X4, with the translated sequence MNKPPQPITGPPSVPHPAPSPGLTSAVYPPGQPTSVVFATPPPPMNSAPQPRQFAPGPRALHQQGGFRSLQPYYTRGNLQSNAPRVAANNPPRPVPPPHVYPSSSQMVMIPQQQLQFPPNSQGHAYFIQSGQYRAPYVHQTQQYSVASAPAGFYPGTNPDYSSTYAGAYYPAQAQYQTSVPSAPVMMNPAQQQQAPPPQQQAPPQQHKRERKQIRIRDPNQGGRDITDEIMSGGRTTSTPTPPHSVGAEVSSVQTNGESVTPAAAAPVVRLDDRAKSTSPAAPASTPPPCSDPSLEPKSVPDVLAAPAIPVPPGQSEDAVSDPSPSSSPTPEVVPAESTPGDSVDAPEPPVPAQEEEEEEEEEEEEEAEPSAISAEQPCAQVEITEPEKETEPCAEMPLPDSASNMAQAEEDAPSATPAATNGETESHEFTPTATPVSEPEINGLPQEPEELQDEKLEAEPEPLAEPEVLEVQEIDAKTSASVEEEEEEGRVEEELVPAEETSMQAVLSVPKKKKLKKSDLNNKVVGDVLDAYKEPEEKDLAPEPAPVEVQPSEPRPAASPSPEETDETWEEKEDKLDTENIEPETAKSVEQKYQYKEEHWKPINPEEKKRYDREFLLRFQFISASMHKPEGLPHITDVVLDKANKTPLRPLDPSRLINCGPDFTPSFANLGRAPPGAGRGPPPGPRRSQQGQRKEPRKIIASMSLNDDVQLNKAEKAWKPAVKKSRGDEDDPEMIKTQDLFRRVRSVLNKLTPQMFQQLMKQVTELTIDTEERLKGVIDLIFEKAISEPNFSVAYANMCRCLMGLKVPTSDKPGATVNFRKLLLNRCQKEFEKDKDDDEIFEQKQKELDAASEEEVRQRLKEELEEAKDQARRRSLGNIKFIGELFKLKMLTEPIMHDCIVKLLKNHDEESLECLCRLLSTIGKDLDFEKAKPRMDQYFHQMEKIIKERKTSSRIRFMLQDVLDLRRNNWVPRRGDQGPKTIDQIHKEAELEEHREQIKVQQQLLSKKDSSRGRGGRMNQPQDEGWNTVPISTKNRPIDTSRLSKITKPGALDFNNQLLAPGGKGSWGSWGKGSSGGTGAKTSTEQDAGRPATSTLNRFSALQQSGPSSTSSSSSLDSERRVPQRSSSSRDRSERDRDRFDRLDRRDSREDRDRGLDRTRVPITKRSFSRESEDRSRSGDVRRVSSMTDERERGSRDRTTSRETAVKRETAPTPPPPAPSKPALSEEEVEKKSTAIVEEYLHINDLKEAIQCVKELNSASILFVFVRNAVESTLERSTIAREHMGLLLHKLISSGILPPEQYFRGLQEILEVADDMAIDIPHIWLYLAEIITPILHDGGISMGLLFREVAKPLLPIGKAAVLLVHILNLLCKGLSHKKAGALWIDAGLNWKDFLPEDEDVNKFVTEQKVEFTLGEESEKQRKKELSPEELSKNLDRLIQDKANNQRIHDWVEANLDEQQMTSNSFIRALMTSVCQAAIICENPYKVDVEQVTQRAKLLQKYLVDEQKELQALYALQALMVRLEQPANLLRMFFDALYDEDVIKEEAFYKWESSKDPAEQVGKGVALKSVTAFFTWLREAEDESDNS